A window of Cohnella herbarum contains these coding sequences:
- a CDS encoding DUF6273 domain-containing protein has protein sequence MEKGHFALAYRNLQPGDFFTYGTYTQSVGGKDQAIKWRVLKNSGNELFVLSEHILDCKRYHGKSVDLKWRDCMEITWVDSDLREWLNDEFYNAAFNAAEKQLIKSTHCTDNGEGCPDTDDKVFLLSVAEIKDLSDIHGKDLRRAVGTDYAKTRKSDGCSLYVYNKTNKDNYVILDGEEVGCSWWWLRKQGNKPSRAFFVGPSRSIRSYGNNSIDGYGVRPALILILPRDEKTVEYGA, from the coding sequence ATGGAAAAGGGGCATTTTGCTTTAGCGTACCGGAATCTACAACCCGGCGATTTCTTTACGTACGGCACGTATACGCAGTCTGTGGGCGGTAAAGATCAGGCTATTAAATGGCGTGTTCTTAAAAATTCAGGAAACGAGTTGTTTGTTTTGAGCGAGCATATTTTGGACTGCAAGAGGTATCACGGTAAGAGCGTGGATCTGAAGTGGCGCGATTGCATGGAAATTACTTGGGTTGACAGCGATTTGCGCGAGTGGCTGAATGATGAATTTTATAACGCCGCATTTAATGCCGCGGAAAAGCAATTAATAAAGTCGACTCATTGCACGGACAACGGAGAGGGCTGCCCGGATACGGATGACAAGGTCTTTCTGCTTAGCGTTGCCGAGATCAAAGATTTATCCGACATCCATGGCAAGGATTTGCGGCGCGCTGTCGGAACCGATTATGCCAAGACGAGAAAGTCCGATGGATGCAGCTTATATGTATATAATAAAACGAACAAAGACAACTATGTCATCCTAGACGGCGAAGAAGTCGGCTGTTCCTGGTGGTGGCTGCGAAAACAAGGAAACAAGCCTTCGCGAGCGTTTTTTGTCGGCCCGAGTCGCAGCATTCGCAGTTATGGGAATAACAGTATAGACGGTTACGG
- a CDS encoding MerR family DNA-binding transcriptional regulator, which yields MNKIFTPKQVAKRLHVSTTTLRRYENLELVPDVPRTASNRRYYSPVHVQAFLALRSLIRGFDLPIAYEVMNLLKKGHVEQALWMINLQQYNIQLEKQRVEEIMNLIHQTDFTMYRNVRITDEMKIGEVAVIAGVNPSAIRHWEKEELIRSKRNPENGYRVFTSRELKKIIVLSSLRKTVFFIESMKQLLEALETHDLTTIERSFKAALQKLNEQLEKQMNGISEMMRYIQFAK from the coding sequence ATGAACAAAATCTTTACGCCGAAGCAGGTGGCCAAGAGACTTCATGTCAGCACCACGACGTTGCGAAGATATGAAAATCTCGAGTTGGTGCCTGACGTACCTCGGACAGCCAGTAATAGAAGATATTATTCTCCCGTGCATGTTCAAGCTTTCCTTGCTTTACGGTCCTTGATCAGAGGATTCGATCTGCCTATCGCCTACGAAGTCATGAACTTATTGAAAAAAGGGCACGTAGAACAAGCGCTTTGGATGATCAATTTACAACAGTACAACATTCAGTTAGAGAAGCAACGAGTCGAGGAAATTATGAACCTCATTCATCAAACTGATTTCACCATGTATAGGAATGTTCGGATCACGGATGAAATGAAAATCGGGGAGGTAGCCGTAATAGCAGGCGTTAACCCGTCCGCTATTCGACATTGGGAAAAGGAGGAGCTTATTCGTTCTAAGCGGAATCCGGAAAACGGATATAGAGTTTTTACATCGCGGGAATTAAAAAAGATTATCGTGCTAAGCAGTTTAAGAAAAACAGTCTTTTTCATTGAAAGCATGAAACAATTGCTTGAAGCTTTAGAGACGCATGATCTAACTACGATTGAACGCTCCTTCAAAGCGGCGCTTCAGAAGCTGAATGAGCAATTGGAGAAGCAAATGAATGGCATATCGGAAATGATGAGATATATACAATTTGCAAAATAG
- the cntE gene encoding staphylopine family metallophore export MFS transporter CntE produces the protein MRGALSWPFLRLYLLTLLYFSANSILNVIIPLKVESLGATNTTIGIIMGAYLFTTMLFRPWAGQMIHKHGPIKVLRTILVINGFALIFYAFSGLGGYFAARMLQGVCTAFFSMALQLGIIDALPDKERSQGISMYSLCASMPGIIGPLLAIGMWQTGDMNVFTLAMVGIAILTGVVGYSAKMDKKEIDPISGQAGQSGAMLQSFGQLVKNPHLFKCSVLMLSASLVFGAATTFVPLFAAQIESGNAAIYLMLQAGTVVISRFVLRKKIPSDGRWHSAYIMSVMLILAVASQCVSYSVTGGAMYFYVGACLMGIAQALLYPTLTTYLTFVLPQLNRNVLIGLFIAMADLGVSLGGVIMGPVADQFSYSFMYRICAILSALMMLFAYDRRKIFVETR, from the coding sequence TTGAGAGGAGCTTTGTCTTGGCCTTTTTTGCGATTATATTTATTAACGCTTTTGTATTTTAGCGCCAACTCGATTTTGAATGTCATTATTCCATTAAAAGTCGAATCTCTTGGAGCAACCAATACGACGATCGGAATTATCATGGGGGCATATCTGTTTACAACCATGCTATTTCGGCCGTGGGCAGGCCAAATGATTCACAAACACGGGCCGATTAAAGTTTTACGCACGATTCTTGTGATCAATGGCTTTGCTCTCATCTTCTACGCTTTTTCCGGTTTAGGGGGTTATTTCGCTGCCCGTATGCTACAAGGGGTTTGTACTGCGTTCTTTTCGATGGCCTTACAACTGGGCATTATAGATGCGCTTCCGGACAAGGAGCGTTCGCAAGGGATCTCGATGTATTCCTTATGTGCTTCCATGCCAGGAATTATAGGGCCCTTGCTGGCTATAGGAATGTGGCAAACAGGGGATATGAATGTTTTTACGCTAGCTATGGTCGGTATTGCCATTCTTACAGGGGTTGTGGGCTATAGCGCCAAAATGGACAAAAAAGAGATTGATCCTATCTCGGGTCAGGCGGGGCAGAGTGGGGCGATGCTGCAGTCGTTCGGCCAACTGGTCAAAAACCCGCATTTATTCAAATGCAGCGTTTTGATGCTGAGCGCTTCCCTAGTTTTTGGAGCGGCAACCACCTTCGTACCGTTATTCGCTGCGCAAATAGAAAGCGGTAATGCGGCCATTTATCTCATGCTGCAAGCGGGGACCGTAGTCATTAGCCGGTTTGTGTTGAGGAAGAAAATCCCATCTGACGGCAGGTGGCATTCTGCTTATATCATGTCGGTGATGCTTATATTAGCCGTAGCATCGCAATGCGTAAGTTATTCCGTAACGGGCGGAGCTATGTATTTTTATGTTGGCGCTTGCTTAATGGGGATCGCTCAGGCACTGCTTTATCCTACTTTGACAACCTATTTGACTTTTGTATTGCCGCAGTTGAATCGTAACGTGCTAATTGGTTTATTTATTGCCATGGCTGATTTGGGAGTTTCGCTGGGCGGGGTCATAATGGGACCGGTCGCTGACCAATTCTCTTATTCATTTATGTATAGGATTTGCGCAATCTTAAGCGCTTTGATGATGCTCTTTGCCTATGATCGACGTAAGATTTTTGTTGAGACAAGATAA
- a CDS encoding ABC transporter ATP-binding protein, producing the protein MLSIDRVEKSYKKGGMFSRERQKVLKNVSFEFRQGECLGIIGESGSGKSTLGRLLLGIEKPDRGTILFEGKSIEDRKARFGNISAVFQDYTSSINPYYTVEQAMLEPLKLQGMVKREALSKIDLLLNQVGLNPSYRIKYPHELSGGEAQRVCIARAVSSKPKCILLDEAVSSLDGTVQIQVLELLKSLRKIYNMGYIFITHDIKAAAYICDRVMIVRDGQIEEIVAIAQLKDVQSEYARKLLKMIIT; encoded by the coding sequence TTGCTGAGCATTGATCGCGTTGAGAAATCCTATAAAAAAGGCGGAATGTTTTCCCGCGAAAGACAGAAGGTATTGAAAAACGTTAGCTTCGAATTCCGACAAGGGGAATGTTTGGGCATTATCGGAGAAAGCGGAAGCGGTAAATCTACTCTGGGACGATTGTTGTTAGGGATTGAAAAGCCAGATCGCGGAACCATTCTGTTTGAGGGAAAGAGCATAGAGGATCGCAAAGCGAGATTCGGAAATATAAGCGCCGTTTTTCAAGATTATACTTCCTCCATCAATCCGTATTATACCGTGGAGCAAGCCATGTTGGAGCCCTTGAAGCTGCAAGGAATGGTTAAACGGGAAGCTCTAAGCAAGATTGATCTGTTATTGAATCAAGTCGGGCTGAACCCGTCCTACCGAATCAAATACCCTCATGAGTTATCGGGCGGCGAGGCTCAACGAGTGTGCATAGCAAGAGCCGTTTCCTCGAAACCGAAATGTATTTTATTGGATGAAGCGGTCAGCTCATTGGATGGAACCGTTCAAATCCAGGTGCTTGAGTTACTGAAAAGCCTGCGAAAAATCTACAATATGGGCTATATTTTCATCACCCATGATATTAAGGCCGCTGCCTATATTTGCGACAGGGTCATGATCGTTAGAGACGGTCAAATCGAAGAAATAGTCGCGATTGCACAATTAAAGGACGTTCAGTCCGAGTATGCTAGAAAATTGCTGAAAATGATCATTACTTAA
- the cntD gene encoding staphylopine uptake ABC transporter ATP-binding protein CntD — protein sequence MENIIEVANLKIWDSRTGNVMIQNSSFAVKKGSCLAIVGESGSGKSLTCRAIMRLNKAGLRQSGDILLDGMNLSELSEKEMRKKRGKQLCMILQNGMRAFDPSCVIGVHLKETLACHFGWSRDEITARMKMAMESVLLKDPIAVMNQYPHQLSGGMLQRVMIALAIVLEPDIVIADEPTTALDTISQFEVVEQFIRLREKMGGSMIFVSHDLGVVQKIADDVLVMKEGDIVERGTTRAIFTEPQHEYTQYLVSTKLALHHHFEIVMGGVSVAEH from the coding sequence TTGGAAAATATTATAGAAGTGGCAAATTTGAAGATTTGGGATAGCCGCACCGGCAACGTGATGATTCAGAATAGTTCATTTGCTGTCAAAAAGGGAAGCTGTCTGGCTATTGTTGGAGAAAGCGGGAGCGGCAAGTCGCTGACCTGCAGGGCCATTATGAGATTAAATAAAGCAGGGCTTCGACAATCCGGGGATATTCTGCTGGACGGAATGAATTTAAGCGAGCTTTCCGAAAAAGAAATGCGAAAAAAAAGAGGAAAGCAGCTATGTATGATCTTGCAAAACGGCATGCGCGCCTTTGATCCCTCTTGTGTAATTGGGGTTCATCTAAAGGAAACGCTCGCCTGCCATTTCGGCTGGAGCCGTGACGAAATCACCGCCAGAATGAAGATGGCGATGGAAAGCGTGTTGCTGAAAGACCCGATCGCTGTGATGAATCAGTATCCGCATCAATTATCTGGAGGTATGCTGCAACGGGTGATGATTGCGCTTGCCATCGTATTGGAGCCCGACATCGTGATCGCCGACGAGCCGACGACAGCGCTCGATACGATCTCGCAATTCGAGGTCGTGGAACAGTTCATCCGGTTGCGCGAAAAAATGGGCGGCTCGATGATTTTTGTTTCTCACGATTTGGGTGTTGTCCAAAAAATAGCGGATGACGTTCTGGTCATGAAAGAAGGGGACATTGTAGAAAGAGGGACAACCCGGGCCATTTTCACTGAGCCTCAGCACGAATATACCCAGTATTTAGTTTCTACAAAGCTTGCACTCCATCATCATTTCGAGATCGTTATGGGAGGCGTTAGCGTTGCTGAGCATTGA